From one Alicyclobacillus acidocaldarius subsp. acidocaldarius Tc-4-1 genomic stretch:
- a CDS encoding aldo/keto reductase encodes MQYTTLGRSGLKVSRLCLGTMNFGPETEEKEAFRIMDAALDAGINFFDTANVYGGPGHRGWTEEIIGRWFAQGGGRRERVVLATKVYNPMEDPLDGPNDGRGLSAYKIRRHLEGSLRRLQTDHIELYQMHHVDLSVSWDELWEAFEVARYQGKIDYVGASNFAGWHLAVAQAAAKARNFFGLVSEQHKYHLLCREPELEVLPCAQAHGIGVIPWSPLAGGLLGRNALTGSGQRTARAKDEIERLRPKLEAFKKLCDEIGEPQDVVALAWLLHNPAVTAPIIGPRTLDQLEANLRALEVKLDDEVLKRLDEIFPGPGGPAPEAYAW; translated from the coding sequence GTGCAGTACACGACACTCGGCCGATCCGGCCTCAAAGTGAGCCGCCTCTGCCTCGGCACGATGAACTTTGGGCCCGAGACGGAGGAGAAGGAAGCCTTCCGGATCATGGACGCCGCGCTCGATGCAGGCATCAACTTCTTCGACACGGCCAACGTGTACGGCGGACCAGGCCATCGCGGCTGGACCGAGGAGATCATCGGCCGCTGGTTCGCGCAGGGCGGCGGTCGCCGCGAGCGCGTCGTTTTGGCCACGAAAGTGTACAACCCCATGGAGGACCCGCTCGACGGCCCGAACGATGGCCGCGGCCTGTCCGCGTACAAGATTCGCCGTCACCTGGAGGGATCGCTCAGGCGTCTCCAGACGGATCACATCGAGCTGTATCAGATGCATCACGTGGACCTCTCGGTCTCGTGGGACGAACTGTGGGAAGCATTTGAGGTCGCTCGATATCAGGGGAAGATTGACTACGTGGGCGCGTCCAACTTCGCGGGATGGCACCTCGCGGTGGCGCAGGCGGCCGCCAAGGCGCGCAATTTCTTCGGACTCGTTTCCGAGCAGCACAAGTACCACCTGCTCTGCCGCGAGCCAGAGCTCGAGGTCTTGCCTTGCGCGCAGGCGCACGGCATTGGCGTCATCCCGTGGAGCCCGCTCGCCGGAGGCCTCCTCGGGCGCAACGCGCTGACGGGATCCGGGCAGCGCACGGCGCGCGCGAAAGACGAGATTGAGCGGCTGCGTCCGAAACTGGAGGCGTTTAAGAAGTTGTGCGACGAGATTGGCGAGCCGCAGGACGTGGTGGCCTTGGCGTGGCTGTTGCACAATCCGGCCGTGACGGCGCCCATCATCGGGCCACGCACGCTGGATCAACTGGAGGCCAACCTGCGCGCGCTTGAAGTCAAGCTCGACGACGAAGTGCTGAAGCGCCTGGACGAGATTTTCCCTGGGCCTGGCGGTCCCGCGCCGGAAGCATATGCCTGGTGA
- a CDS encoding cytochrome c biogenesis CcdA family protein, with translation MTPSVWISFVAGLVSFFSPCVLPLYPSYLSYLSGVSLRPADEQLLTWRARIRVVSHALFFVLGFSVIFFALGLSASALGRAFIQYRGILRVAGGFLIIGMGLVLAGVLKPSMLMREWKLRGHSRGVSYLGSFLVGVTFSAGWTPCIGPILSSVLVLTATHAALGLPLISAYVIGFSIPFLAIAGAFASLGRLRGMARYSVWISRVSGYLLVLMGILLVTHGIERVSGAVQMLGQWVGGG, from the coding sequence ATGACACCGAGTGTTTGGATCTCGTTCGTAGCTGGGCTGGTTTCCTTCTTCTCGCCTTGTGTCCTGCCGCTTTACCCATCGTACCTGTCCTATCTGTCCGGCGTATCGCTCCGCCCGGCCGACGAGCAGCTCCTGACTTGGCGCGCCCGCATCCGTGTGGTTTCTCACGCGCTGTTCTTTGTGCTCGGTTTCTCTGTCATCTTCTTCGCGCTTGGCCTATCCGCGAGCGCGTTGGGCCGCGCGTTCATCCAGTATCGGGGCATCCTTCGCGTCGCGGGTGGTTTCCTGATCATCGGCATGGGGCTGGTGTTGGCGGGCGTCCTGAAGCCATCCATGCTGATGCGCGAATGGAAGTTGCGCGGTCACAGCAGAGGTGTGAGCTACCTTGGATCATTTCTCGTCGGCGTGACATTCTCAGCCGGATGGACGCCCTGCATCGGGCCGATTCTGTCCTCCGTGCTCGTACTCACGGCAACGCACGCCGCGCTTGGCCTTCCGCTTATTTCCGCGTACGTCATCGGCTTCTCGATACCGTTTCTCGCCATCGCGGGCGCATTCGCGTCTCTCGGCCGCCTGCGCGGCATGGCTCGCTACAGTGTGTGGATCTCGCGGGTGAGCGGTTATCTGCTTGTCCTCATGGGAATCCTGCTCGTGACGCACGGCATCGAGCGCGTGAGTGGCGCGGTGCAAATGCTAGGGCAGTGGGTTGGAGGGGGATGA
- a CDS encoding peroxiredoxin family protein, producing the protein MNMRRKPWGVSAIIFLLSFGLSGCGLSSPQPALAHAGSQNPAVTRNGAYGTAHRSANDVASMTGGQVLVPGALAPDVLLTAEPSGKRVWLSAYLGKKPVVLNAWASWCPPCREETPHFVSMYRTYGSKVQFLGVNLTSLDSVPAAEAFVRRYQIPYPVLFDTQGDFYRAYSVIAEPMTYVISKTGKVVSIHVGALSASELRAVVGQALASR; encoded by the coding sequence ATGAACATGAGGCGTAAACCGTGGGGTGTCTCTGCGATCATCTTCTTACTGTCGTTCGGCCTCAGCGGTTGTGGGCTTTCCTCCCCGCAGCCGGCTTTGGCGCATGCCGGATCGCAAAATCCCGCCGTGACGCGTAACGGGGCTTACGGCACGGCCCATCGTTCCGCGAACGACGTCGCGTCCATGACCGGCGGGCAGGTCCTGGTGCCCGGCGCTTTGGCGCCAGATGTGCTTTTGACCGCGGAGCCGAGCGGTAAGCGCGTGTGGCTGTCCGCCTACCTGGGGAAGAAACCGGTGGTCCTCAACGCTTGGGCGTCGTGGTGTCCGCCGTGTCGGGAAGAGACGCCCCATTTCGTCTCCATGTACCGGACTTACGGGTCTAAAGTCCAGTTTCTCGGGGTCAACCTGACCTCGCTCGACAGCGTCCCGGCCGCCGAGGCGTTCGTCCGCCGCTATCAGATCCCATACCCCGTTCTCTTCGACACGCAGGGAGACTTCTATCGCGCCTACAGCGTAATTGCCGAGCCCATGACCTACGTCATCAGCAAAACCGGTAAGGTGGTTTCTATCCATGTGGGAGCGCTCTCCGCGTCGGAGCTTCGGGCCGTCGTGGGACAGGCCCTCGCGAGCCGCTGA
- a CDS encoding SGNH/GDSL hydrolase family protein, with protein MIEPGSKLVMVGDSITDCGRAHPVGEAPRGGLGNGYVALVDAHLQALHPDWRIRVVNVGTSGNTVADVAQRWEGEVMALQPDYVSLMIGVNDVWRQFDMPLVVERHVGIDEYRDTLRRLVETTKPRVREMFLLSPFYLEPNRSDPMRKAVDAYIEAMRDVAASERVPFVDVQAEFDRLLAHLNTWVLAPDRVHPYLNGHLVIARAFLNAVGAL; from the coding sequence GTGATCGAACCAGGGTCTAAGCTCGTGATGGTGGGAGATTCCATTACCGACTGCGGCAGGGCGCATCCGGTGGGCGAGGCGCCGCGCGGTGGGCTCGGAAACGGCTACGTCGCCCTTGTGGACGCGCATCTGCAAGCGCTTCACCCCGACTGGCGCATCCGCGTGGTGAATGTGGGCACAAGCGGCAACACGGTGGCGGACGTGGCGCAGCGCTGGGAGGGCGAGGTGATGGCGCTTCAGCCGGATTACGTGAGCCTCATGATCGGCGTGAACGACGTGTGGCGCCAGTTTGACATGCCGCTCGTCGTTGAGCGTCACGTCGGGATCGACGAATACCGGGACACGCTGCGACGCCTCGTTGAGACGACGAAGCCGCGCGTGCGCGAGATGTTTCTCCTGAGTCCGTTTTACCTTGAGCCCAATCGCAGCGATCCGATGCGAAAGGCTGTGGACGCGTATATCGAGGCGATGCGCGACGTCGCGGCGAGCGAACGCGTCCCGTTTGTCGACGTGCAGGCCGAGTTCGATCGCCTTCTCGCGCACCTCAACACCTGGGTGTTGGCGCCGGATCGGGTGCATCCCTATTTGAACGGCCACCTCGTCATCGCGCGCGCGTTTCTCAACGCCGTCGGGGCGCTGTGA